A window of the Canis lupus baileyi chromosome 8, mCanLup2.hap1, whole genome shotgun sequence genome harbors these coding sequences:
- the LOC140638348 gene encoding olfactory receptor 2C1, which yields MPEANDSFLEGFILMGISDHPQLEIIFFMVILFSYLLTLLGNSTIILLSWLDARLHTPMYFFLSNLSTLDLAFTTSSVPQMLINLWGPDKTISYGGCVTQLYVFLWLGATECILLVVMAFDRYVAVCRPLHYTTIMNPRLCWLLAAIAWLGGLSNSVIQSTFTLQLPLCGHRRVDNFLCEVPAMIKLACGDTSLNEVVLNGVCTFFTAVPLSVILISYCYIAQAVLKIHSVEGQRKAFNTCLSHLVVVLLFYGSAIYGYLLPAKTSNQDQGKFISLFYSVVTPTVNPLIYTLRNREVKGALRRLLGKGRSLG from the coding sequence ATGCCAGAGGCCAACGACAGCTTCCTGGAGGGCTTCATTCTGATGGGTATATCTGACCATCCCCAGCTGGAGATAATCTTTTTCATGGTCATTCTCTTCTCTTACTTACTGACTCTGCTTGGGAACTCAACCATTATCCTGCTTTCCTGGCTGGATGCCCGGCTCCATactcccatgtacttcttcctcagcaACCTCTCCACCCTGGACCTTGCTTTTACTACTAGCTCAGTCCCCCAAATGCTGATCAACTTATGGGGACCAGATAAGACCATAAGCTATGGTGGCTGTGTGACCCAGCTCTATGTTTTCCTCTGGCTAGGGGCCACTGAGTGTATCCTGCTTGTGGTGATGGCGTTTGACCGCTATGTGGCAGTTTGCCGGCCCCTGCACTACACCACCATCATGAACCCTCGGctctgctggctgctggctgccaTTGCATGGCTGGGTGGCTTGAGCAACTCTGTGATCCAGTCAACCTTCACTCTGCAGCTCCCCTTATGTGGGCACCGGAGGGTGGACAACTTCCTGTGTGAGGTACCTGCCATGATCAAACTGGCCTGTGGAGACACGAGTCTCAATGAGGTTGTGCTCAATGGTGTCTGCACCTTCTTCACTGCTGTCCCACTAAGTGTCATCCTGATCTCCTACTGCTACATAGCTCAGGCAGTGCTGAAGATCCACTCagtagagggacagagaaaggccTTTAATACGTGCCTCTCACATCTGGTGGTGGTGTTGCTCTTCTATGGCTCAGCTATCTATGGGTATCTCCTTCCAGCTAAGACCAGCAACCAGGACCAGGGCAAATTCATTTCCCTCTTCTACTCTGTGGTCACACCAACGGTGAACCCTCTCATCTACACTCTGAGAAATAGGGAAGTAAAGGGAGCACTAAGGAGGCTGCTAGGAAAGGGAAGATCACTTGGCTGA